The region GTGTTAATCCGCTACGAATCGGTGTTGTTGGTGAAATCTATGTCATGCTTGAACCGTTTGTTAATCTTGATTTAGTAAGACGGTTAGGGCAGATGGGCGTAGAAGTACATACCACAATGCAATTAAGTAACTATGTAAATGGTCATTTGTTCAGAAAAAGCGAATATCTTGAATTGTTCAAGCACCTTACCAACCTGGCGCGACCCTATCTTGGCCATTATGTCGGCGGTCATGGTTTAAAAAGTATTGCCTACACGGTACATATGGGACAGCAAAACTATGATGGGATGATCCATGTGTTTCCTTTTACCTGTATGCCTGAAGTTGTTGCAAAAAATATTTTGCCTAAAGTCAGTAATGACGTAAATATCCCGGTGTTGTCTCTGGCCTACGATGAACAATCCGGTGAAGCCGGAGTAGTAACCAGGTTAGAAGCCTTTATCGACTTATTGGAATACCGCCGTTCAACAAATACTTACTAATCATCTTGCCTTAGCTGTTCGTCATAGGCTGTCATCTCGTGGACCGTTGTGCTGTTCTGAGAAAACCGGCGCGTGGGTGGTACCATAACACTTACACCAAGTGGACCATACCCGGTAAGATTATTAACAATCAGTATAGGATCGTTGGGAAGGAAGTAGTTTATTGAGTCAAGACTCTTATATTGAGTTTGTCCTGTATAATTGAAGGCGCCAGCCGTCGCAAACGTCCGGATATGGATATTTTGCCGGCAAAATCCCATCTCATAAACCAAGGCGGACAAGACTTGCGCGGCGCCACCACCCGAGCTGTGTCCTGTTATTACAAAATCGGCATCAGGATACTTGTCCAGCGCTTCTACCACGCTTAATAAACCGCCGTTTACCGGGTCTATAACTTTAGCATCCAACCCATACACCACCTTTTCCATATACCCCCAGTGCACAAACACAGGCGCTTCTGCCGTAAGGTTTGATAGCCGGGTAGTCATAACGTTACAGGTCATTACGGCAAGACTCGGCACGTCGTATTGATCCCATATCACGTTGCGCGAGTATTCCACTTTAAAGTTACCAAGCATTCGTAATCCTGTTAAACTAACAGGATTATTTTTACAATTGGTGAACAAATAATCGAAAATGCTAGTACTGCCTCTAAAAGCTATAACAAAGGCCGGTTTATTATTCGTGCCTATTTTGCTGCCAGTCAAAATTTGAATATCCCGCAGCCTGTTGGCGTCTACCCCAATATGGTTAAAGTACAGTTTCCACCCACTGCGCGCAATTTTATTAAATGCCTTTGAAGAATCCCAGCCTGGCCGCTTTAGTTCGTACGAACCGTCTGGATCCCGGGGAGTAAAATTAAATTGTTCCGGAATAGCATCCCATTCCTTCACATAAACGGCATGCGCAAACGACAATGCTACGTCCATATAATGGTCTGTCGGTCTCACCGGAGGCGGTAGATGCTTATTCCCGTTAAATTGAAAAAGAAACAAGATATTTAAACAAGATATGGCAAGAAATCCGACAACTATTATTCGTTTAATACTTTTACTGACCGTTAGTTGCACTATAGTCTACTTCCATTGGCTAGGATTTCGCAAAAACAGGCGGTCACCGCCTTTCTCACCCGAATAGTATTCTCTAGTCTCTACAGGTACCATACCATGGTAAATTAAAAAAATTTTCCCCGCTTCTCTAGCCATCTATTCTATATAGTATCCAATAAAGATTTACAGGCGTGTTGTTAGTATAAGCGTAAGTCAAGCGCCAGCGGTGGAGCGTTACTAACAACACGCCCAGAAAAAAATCTTTATTGGATTTCATATAATGAAAAGGGCTGTGGGAAAACTTAGAGATAAGTTATCCACAGCCCAACTTCAAATATGTTTTTAGCATTAAAATTATTGAATCCGTACCACTACTGCAAATGAAACTCACTTGGCAAACGTTACAAATTACGGAGCGGATGTAGAGTCTACGGCTTAAACGCGAGTTCCGGAAAAAGCGTAAATGGAGAAGTTTCTAGCTCAAGTTCTGGAAAAAATACAAATCCAGCTTCGGGAGGCTCATCCGGATTATCACCACAACATGGGCATACGCAATAACAATAATAATCAAATTCGCAGCCGCACCGTGGACATACTTTATATAGACGGTAATGACAAACCCTATACAATTTAAAATTTGCTTCATAGATTTTTATACATTTTTTAGTACATTTAGACAAGCACCAACAGTATTGTAAGCAGGAATCATTGTCCATTATAATAAAACCTCCTAGTTTAATTCTTTCTATATTATATGTAAACAAATAATAAACTTCCTATTTTTTACCGCTTGTCGTTGAAAGTTTAATAAAAATAAAAAACTCTCGATCAAAGTGATCAAGAGTTTTTCCGAGCTTATTGTCTTATAGACAACAAAAATTTATCAGCAGGTCGAGCTACAGTCATCCTCAAAGCAGCAAAACAGCAAAATAATTATAATAATGATTATAACCCAACTATTTCCACGACCACCGCAACCGCCAAAACCAAAACTCATATGTATTCCTCCTTTTGTTTGCAAAGATATTACATTGTATGACATATGAAGATGTTTTGCTACAGTCCGGATTGCTCCCAAAAACGCCTTCCGCGAATATACCGGAAAGGCTTAATTTTCTTATGGGAGCCTAGTGGATTTTTCTCTGGGTTCATTACATCTGATGCTTCACATATTGATCCGATAGCTAACCGCCATTAATACCCCCGCTTTTGTAAACGGCGGCCTAATTGGCGCTAGGCTCCTGGATTGGCTCAACTAAGCTCAGTAAACTGGCCTGATGCAAGTTTCGCCCTATCTATTTCCGTAATGTAGCAATCAACCGCTTAGGATTTAAGAGCAGTTGAATGGCATCTTCCGGACACTTAACCACGATATTGGCCGAAGCTAAGACACTGGTACTTGCGCCCTCTGGTCCCAGTACGCAAATTTTCAGTCCCGCTATAAAAAACATGGGCTGGTCGTTGACGCCATTACCGATAACTACCGTATTTTCGGGGCTAAACTGCTGAACGTATCGTGCTTTCTCCGTACCGTCCATACTACTATCCAAGAGAATGAGTTCAACACCCGGCACATCTTGTAGCTGGCTCCGCGCTAGTCCAAACGTATCCGCCGTGATGACCGCCACGCGCACTTTACCGGCCAACTCGGCCAGTAGTTGCCGGACACTTGGGGAAATTATGCCTTCTTCCGCCAACGTTCCATTATAATCGAACACAACAAGTTGGATTTCGTATTGTCTGCCATTTGGCAAATTAATCGTAATAATAGTCCCCATCTCCTTTTTCTCTTAATAACATAGACTGCCACCATCATTAGACAAGTCCGGCAGCGCCAATACTTCCCTCAACCGCTACCAGATAAAAATTCAGGCATAAGGTATTACCTCATTTATATACAATACATATAATAATTACCGTTTGGGAGGCTTACGTCCGTATTTGATGACCTCAACATCGTCAACTGTCACCAGCCCCTCTGACAACATCTCATCCAGATACGGTAGCAGCCTAGCTATATATTCCTCACTGTCAATGATTTCGACCAGCAGCGGTAAATCACTGGACAGGTCCAGGATTGTCGCCGTATGAATACGGCTGTTGGCTCCATAGCCCATAAGACCGCGAAACACAGTAGCCCCCGCCATATCTAACTCTTTAGCCTTTTCGACAATAGCATGATACAAAGAACGCCGCTTCCAATGGTCGGCTTCCCCAATGTAAATACGCAATCGTTTTGCTTTACTCGCAATTTTAGGCACTATCTTTGCCTCCTCTTGAAAAAAAAATAATAATTCCCACTTATGTTTTAAGCCCCGCAGACATAACCGATGCCGCAGCATACTACTCCGACAATCGCACTCCCAGCGATATAAGCGAAAAAGTTTTTCCATTCCCCGTCTTCCACCAACCGGATACTTTCATAAGCAAATGTTGAGTGTGTCGTGTAAGCACCCAAAAAACCGATCTGAAAACCATAGCGTTCGATAATGACGTGGTCCGTTGGCAATCCTGAAATGTGGGCCGCCGAAAAACCGAGAAGAAACGATCCGGTCACGTTAATCAGAAAGGTTGCCAATGGGAACCTCATAAAATAATATCTGCCTACTATCTGTCCAACGCCAAAACGCGTCAAAGCGCCGGCAACGCCGCCAATGCCGATGATGATTATTAACTCCATACTGCTCACGTCTCTGTATCACCAACCGTTCCGTCATCCACTTGTTTATTGGCCTGAAATTGCTCGATGCCGCGGGCGACAACCAAACCGAGGGCCGACATAGCGATGCACAGAAAAATACTGGAAAATAAATACAACCCTGCGTACCAGAACTGATGGTTCTGGTACAATTGAAATGTTTCTAGAGAAAATGTGGAAAATGTCGTAAATGCGCCGAGAAATCCTGTGGAAATTCCCAACCGGAGGAACGGGCTGATTGCTAATAAGTCCAAGGCAACAGTAAGAAACAGAGACAGTATAAAACACCCCAGCAAGTTAATGACTAATGTCCCCCATGGAAACCCGGTACTGTGTACAAGGTCAGCAAACCACTGCCCCATGCCGAACCGGGCTATGGCCCCCAGCAAACCGCCAACCGCCACCGCGAAATAACTCATTATCAGACTCCTTTCACTTATCGATAATGTATCTTTATGAATAGATACCTTCAATCCTCCAGGTTTGATTTTTTCGAAGAATGATTTAAGTAGCACCTTTCATATTTAACTCCTCCCTCTTTTGTTTAGCGAGCTGTTTGGTATATACTATTCAACAGATTCTTTGAGTATAGTCCGCCAGGCATACTCTTGATTCCGTACGCTTTACCCAAAAAATTTTCCAAGGGGCGCACGCTGACATGAATGTAACTAAGTCCGTAATATTGATTTAGTATAATCTTATTTCTAGCCAGCAACGGCGCAAATTAATGCAAATTAATTATAAAAAAACAAACTCCTACCACTATAATGGTAGGAGTCATTACCGTTTGCACGGGGTTCATGGCGAACTCCATCGCCTTTTATTTGTAAATAATTATAACTTAATAAACTTACACCGTCAATAATGCATATTTTAGTTTATATTACAAACTCCCACCGTCTGCACGGTAGGAGTCATCACCTGGCTAACCAGGATTCGAGCGAACCCATCGCTTTTTTTTTCTTTGATTGTAACAATATAACACCGTTCCCGTCAATAGTTCAGACTACTGCTGCTTGTACTGGGGTTCCTGTTGCTCAATATATTTTTGTCTTCCCTGTAATGTTTCAACTGCATTGTCGAGGGTCTGTGCTAATTGTTCAAAGGTTTGTTTTGCCTGCTGGTCCTGAGTCTCCAATGAAAATGTTTTCATGGTGGCGGCAGCGTTTTGAACAGTTGCAATAGCCTGAGTCATTTGCGTACCTACTGTCATTTTTTCACCTCCTTTATAGAAGCATTTTATCCTTTGGGTTTAAACAGTAAAGCTGATAAAAAGCCGAATATAATCGCCGCTGAAATGCCGGCGCTGGTAATTTTAAAAATACCTGTCAATACGCCGACAAGGCCGGTTTTTTGGGCCTCCTGGAGAGCGCCCTTTACCAATTGATTGCCAAAGCTGCTTATGGGGACGGAAGCTCCGGCACCGGCAAACTTAACTAAATTGTCATAGAGGCCCAACCCCCCTAAAACAGCTCCCGTTACTACCAGTGCAACCATTGTATGCGCGGGAGTTAGTTTCAACCCGTCCATAAGGAGTTGTCCGAGTACACATATAGATCCGCCAACGATAAACGCTAAAATAAACTTCTCCAAACGTAGGCCCCCAATTTTACATTTCTATTGATACTGCATAGGCAATGCACGGTATGGTTTCCTTTTGCTGGTAAGACATAGGAGAGAGCAAAGCGCCTGTGGCTATAACGAGAATCCGGTTCAGCTCCCCTCGTCGCATGCGATTTAAAAGATGCCCGAAGGCAGTTGTAGCAACACAGGCACAGCCGCTGCCACCGGCAAAAACCGGCTGATCCTCCTTGTACATTAGAATACCGCAGTCGGTCAATTTTTCTACCGGGATGTCAAGTCCGTGCTTTGTCAGCAAATCTCCGGCAATCCGGTGACCTATCTTGCCTAAATCTCCAGTCGCAATGAGGTCATAATGTGACGGGGATAGGTTCAAATCCCTGAAATGGGCTTCGATCGTATCAACGGCGGCCGGAGCCATGGCAGCCCCCATGTTAAAAGGATCGGAAAGTCCCATATCGATTACGCGTCCAATGGTAGCAGCTACAACCCGCGGCCCTTCCCCTTGCCGTGCAACAACTGCAGCACCTGCCCCCGTCACCGTCCACTGGGCGGTGGGGGGTTTTTGCGCGCCATATTCAGTAGGATACCTGTATTGTTTTTCCGAAGCGGCATTATGGCTGGAGGTACCGACAAGTGCATTCTGGGCAAACCCACTATCGATAATAAGGGAAGCTAGTGATAGTCCTTCCATGGCACTGGAACATGCTCCATAAATACCTAAATAAGGAACGGCAAGGGTACGGGCCGTAAAGCTGCTGGGCATAATCTGATTAATTAAATCACCGCTGAAAAAAAACTGGATATCTTCTTTTTTGAGTCCCGCTTTTTTAATGGCTGTCTCGCATGCTTGTTCCAAAAACTTTTTTTCTGCTTGTTCATAACTATCCTGTCCAAGCCATATATCACCATGCAGCAGATCGAAGTCACCGGCCAGGTTGCCTTGCGCCTCAAAAGGCCCGCCGATAGCTGCCGAACCAATGATGACCGGTTTCGAATCAAAAAACCATGTTTGATGACCTTGCAGCATTTACATTCCACCTAATGACATAATGGATACTCTTACAATCGCAACAATAAAAGCCGAAAAGACGCCAAACACAATTACTGGTCCGGCGATTTTAAACATATTTCCGCCGACACCTAATACAAACCCCTCGCTTTTATGGTCAAGAGAAGCTGATGCGATAGTATTGGCAAACCCGGTAACCGGAACGGCACTGCCAGCACCGCCCCATTGAGCAATATGATCATATAAACCAAGGCTTGTAAGTATCACAGAAATCAAAATCAAAATCGCAACAGTGGGATCGCCTGCAGTCTTTTCATCAAAGTTAAAATAGGTCATGAAAAACCACTGGATTCCCTGACCAATGGTACAGATAATGCCGCCGGTAACAAAAGCTCGTATGCAGTTTGTCAGTATGGGACGCTGGGGCTCGCGGGCATGGGCAAAGTCCTGGTATTGCTGCTGTACAGGAGTTAGATTCTTTCTTTTAATACTTGACAATATAACTCACCTTCTATCGCAGTAAATAGGGCTTAAGTTTTTCCTTAAGTTGTTTTAATGTTTCAGCATGTTGTGTATACATTTTCTTAGCGGCTTCATCCTGTGTCTCCAGCGCAAAGATCATGAGGTCAGCCTGGCTTTTTTCCAAATTAGCATATAGCATTTCTTTCACTTTAGGCTGGGGTAGTTCTACAGAGTCGTCAAAAAGATCCAGGTATAAATCGCCAGACGAGTCTACCTGTCCGATAAAAACATTGTCTAACGATACCCCGGCACTTTCCAGCTGAATGCCCAGCCATTCCTTGTTAAATCCCAATGAAGACAGGGGTTCGTTTAATATGTTGCCATCCAGAATAACGGT is a window of Sporomusaceae bacterium ACPt DNA encoding:
- a CDS encoding hypothetical protein (UPF0166 protein TM_0021); this translates as MPKIASKAKRLRIYIGEADHWKRRSLYHAIVEKAKELDMAGATVFRGLMGYGANSRIHTATILDLSSDLPLLVEIIDSEEYIARLLPYLDEMLSEGLVTVDDVEVIKYGRKPPKR
- the crcB_1 gene encoding Putative fluoride ion transporter CrcB encodes the protein MELIIIIGIGGVAGALTRFGVGQIVGRYYFMRFPLATFLINVTGSFLLGFSAAHISGLPTDHVIIERYGFQIGFLGAYTTHSTFAYESIRLVEDGEWKNFFAYIAGSAIVGVVCCGIGYVCGA
- the crcB_2 gene encoding Putative fluoride ion transporter CrcB, producing MSYFAVAVGGLLGAIARFGMGQWFADLVHSTGFPWGTLVINLLGCFILSLFLTVALDLLAISPFLRLGISTGFLGAFTTFSTFSLETFQLYQNHQFWYAGLYLFSSIFLCIAMSALGLVVARGIEQFQANKQVDDGTVGDTET
- the spoVAD_2 gene encoding Stage V sporulation protein AD, with the translated sequence MLQGHQTWFFDSKPVIIGSAAIGGPFEAQGNLAGDFDLLHGDIWLGQDSYEQAEKKFLEQACETAIKKAGLKKEDIQFFFSGDLINQIMPSSFTARTLAVPYLGIYGACSSAMEGLSLASLIIDSGFAQNALVGTSSHNAASEKQYRYPTEYGAQKPPTAQWTVTGAGAAVVARQGEGPRVVAATIGRVIDMGLSDPFNMGAAMAPAAVDTIEAHFRDLNLSPSHYDLIATGDLGKIGHRIAGDLLTKHGLDIPVEKLTDCGILMYKEDQPVFAGGSGCACVATTAFGHLLNRMRRGELNRILVIATGALLSPMSYQQKETIPCIAYAVSIEM